The Streptomyces sp. NBC_00454 DNA segment GCCACGGCCACTGGATCCGCCAGCGCCCTCGGCCGGATCGCAGCCCTCCTGGACGGGGACCACGAGCCGACACCGCTCCAGCGCCGCCTCGCCTCCCTCGGCCGCGTCCTTGCCGCCGTCACCCTCGCCCTGTGCGTGCTGTTCTTCGCCCTGGGCCTCCTACGCGGCCTCGGCGTGAGCACGATGGCGGTCACCGCCATCAGCCTGGCCGTCGCCGCGGTGCCCGAGTCCCTGCCCGCCGTGGTCACCCTCGCCCTCGCCCTCGGAGCCCGCCGCATGGCGGCCCGCGGCGCCCTGGTCCGGCGCCTGCCGGCCGTGGAGACACTGGGCTCGGTGAGCGTGCTGGCCACGGACAAGACCGGCACCCTCACCGAGGGCCGCATGGTCGTCCAGCGCCTGTGGACGCCGTCCGGAGCCGCGGACGTGTCCGGCAGCGGATACGAACCCCAAGGAGACCTGACCCGGGCCGGACGCTCCCTGACGCCCGAGCAACTCCGCCCACTGCAGGAACTGCTCACCACGGCAGCCCTGTGCAACGACGCAAGCCTGAAACCACCCCAGAGCGGCTCCGCAGCATGGACGGCCGTGGGCGACCCCATGGAGGCCGCACTGCTGGCAGCCGCTGCCAAGGCAGGCTGCCCCGACCCCGCCGAGCTGCACCGGGACTGCCCCCGGATCGGAGAAGCACCGTTCGACAGTTCGCGTAAGCGGATGACCACCCTGCACCACCTGCCCGACGGCAACGTCCTGGTCTGCCTCAAGGGGGCGCCGGAGAGCGTCCTGGCTCCCATGGTGCTCGCCGAGCCGCCCGAGGTCCTGGACCAGGCTCGCCTGCAAGCTGCCCAGCTGGCCGCGCACGGATTCAGGGTCCTGGCGGTGGCAGGCGCCGAACGGCTCCAGTGGAGTCTGCCCGCCGCCGAGGCGGAAGAGGGACTGAGCCTTCTCGGCCTGATCGCCATCAGCGATCCGCCGAAAGCGACCGCCGCCACCACTCTGGCGGCCTGCCGCGCTGCCGGCATCACCCCGGTCATGATCACCGGCGACCACCCCGCGACGGCTCACGCCATCGCCGTACGCATCGGCCTCGTCGAGGACGGTCCAGCCGATTCCGTCGTCACCGGACCCGAGCTTGCCGCAGCACCGGACACCGACCTCACCGCGGTACGCGTCTTCGCCCGGACCGATCCGCAGCAGAAGCTGGACATCGTCCACGCCTGGAGGGCCCGCGGCGCAGTGACCGCCATGACCGGGGACGGCGTCAACGACGGCCCCGCCCTCCGCCAGGCCGACATCGGCGTCGCCATGGGCGCCCGCGGCACCGAGGTGGCCCGCCAGGCCGCCGACCTCGTCCTCACGGACGACGAGCTGTCCACCGTGGTCACGGCCGTCGAGGAAGGCCGCCGCGTCTACGACAACATCCGACGCTTCCTCGTCTACGCGATGGCCGGTGGGGCCGCCGAGATCCTCGTGATGCTGGCAGGTCCCCTACTCGGCCTGGCCCTCCCGCTTCGGGCGGGCCAGATCCTGTGGATCAACCTCCTCACACACGGTCTGACCGGCGTGGCCATGGGTGCCGAACCGGCCTCACCAGAGGCCATGCGGCGCCCGCCCCGGCCGCCCGGACAGCACATCCTGGCCGCAGGCGTGTGGCAACGCCTCCTCATCCTCGCTGCGGCCGTGACGGCTTTCAGCTTGATCGCCGGCATCGGCGCGCGCTCCATGGGCCTGCCCTGGCAGAGCGTGCTCTTCCTGTCCCTGCTCGGAGCCCAGCTGGGCGTGGCCCTGGGACTGAGGGCCCGGCTGCTCACCACCCAGAACCTCTCCCTCCCCGCCGCCGTGGCGGCCTCCGCCCTCCTTGCGATGGCTGCCCTGCACCTTCCCGCTCTGCAGTCGCTGCTGGACACCCAGCCGGTGGGCTGGGCCGGCATAGGGCTCGCCGCCTCGGCAGCCCTCGCGGCGTTCGTCGCCGCCCGGCTCCTGCGGGGCGCATTCCACAGAAAGGCATGATCATGAACGCGCATCCGCTTGCCCACGGAGACGGGATCCACGCCGAGGTCGGCGACCAGATCATCGTGGGCGGCCCCACCGTCGGAACGACAGGCCGTGACGGCGAAGTCATCGCCCTGCACCACGAGGACGGCACCCCGCCGTACGACGTGCGCTGGTCCGACACCGGCCGTACCACCGTGATCTTCCCGGACCGGACGCCCACGTCCGCCAGCTGCACGACGAAACCGGTACGCCGCGACACGAGGAGGAGCCGGAAGGGGCAGTGGCATCCCGTTGAGTGGAAAGGCCGGGCGCCCCGACCGGAGATACCGTGGAAGTGATGGCCGTCTCGCCATCCCTTCCTGCCGGAGGCGGGCATGAGCACAGGGGAACAGCCCACCCGGAGCGGTGTTCCTCGTCTGCGGCTCGACGAACTGCTGGATGAACTCCAGGTACGGATCGACGAGGTCAGAGGCACGCGGGACCGGCTGAACGGTCTACTCGAAGCCGTCATGTCCGTGGGCCGGGAACTCGACTTGCCGCAGGTCCTGCAAGGCATCGTCGAGGCCGCCGTAGTGCTCGTGGACGCCGAATACGGGGCCCTCGGAGTCATCGGGAACGACAAGAAACTGGCCGAGTTCCTTCCCGTCGGCATCAGCGACGCCCTCCGCGCACAGATCGGAGACCTGCCCTCCGGCCACGGCATCCTCGGCGAGCTGATCCGCCACCCCGAACCACTGCGGCTGTCGGAGCTGTCCGAGCACCCGGCCTCGTACGGGTTCCCCGACCACCACCCGCCGATGCACTCGTTCCTCGGTGTCCCGATCCGGGTCCGCGAGGCGGTCTTCGGCAACCTCTACCTGACCGAGAAGCGCGGCGGAGCCGACTTCGACGCCGAGGACGAAGCGGTCCTGTCCACCCTCGCCGTCGCGGCCGGCATCGCCATCGAGAACGCCCGGCTCTTCGAGGAGGTCCGGCTGCGCGAGCGCTGGCTGGAGGCCAGCTCCGACATCACCAGCGCCCTGCTCTCCGGAGCGCCCGAGAACGAAGTCCTCGAGGGCATGCTGGAGCAGGCCAAGGACATCACCCGCGCCGACATGGGCGTCTTCTACCTGCTCGGCTCCGCCGGTGAACTGCGAGGCTCCCTCGCCCTCGGGGAAGGAGCAGAGGCACACCGCGGGATCGTCCTGCCCAGTACCCAGGGAACCCTCGCCGAGGCCGCACTGGCCCACAACGGCCTCATCACGGTCCCCGACGTGGCGACCGACGAGCACGTCACCGTGCACCCCGAGCGGTGGACGGGCTTCGGCCCGGCGGTCGCCGTCACCGTCGGCACCAAGGAAAGCCTGAGCGGCGTCCTGATGCTGGCCCGGCGGCACGGACGCCCCGTGTTCGCCACCACGGAAGTCGCCCCACTTCCGGGGTTTGCGAGCCAGGCCGCCCTCGCCCTGGAGCTCGCCGACCGGCGCCGTGACACCGAGCAGATGAGCCTCCTGGAGGACCACGACCGCATCGCCCGCGACCTGCACGACCTGGCCATCCAGCGCCTCTTCGCCACCGGCATGACCCTCCAGAGCGCCCAGCGGTTCATTGACCACTCCCAGGCATCGGAACGCATCGCGCGCGCCGTGGACGACCTCGACGCCACCATCAAGATCATCCGATCGACCATCTTCGGACTCCGCGAGCACGAAACCCCCGGTGAGGCCTCCAAGCTGCGCTCCCGCGCCGTCAAGGCCCTGGACGGGGCGGCCGCAGCCCTCGGCTTCGCCCCTGCCCTGCGGATGGAAGGACTGATCGACACCGACGTACCGTCCGCCGTCGCCGACGAGGTCATCGCCGTGGTGGGGGAAGCTCTCACCAACGTCGCCCGCCATGCCGGGGCCACGCGGGTGGAGGTCTCGATCGCCGCGGGCGACGGGAAGCTGACGATCACGGTGACCGACAATGGAGTGGGCTTGCCCGCCGGCGGTCGGCGCAGCGGACTGCGGAACCTGGCGGAGCGTGCCGAAAGGCTCAGCGGCCAGATGGAGATTGCCGCGCCGGGAAACGGGGAGCGGGGCACTCGCCTGGAGTGGGAGGTACCTCTGGTCCCGCCGGCTCGGTGACCTCTACCAGACGTTCCTACCGCTTCACCGTTCCGGCCTCGTGCTCGTGGACCTGGGCGGCGATCACAGCCGCCTGGACCCGCCGCTCCACGCCGAGCTTGCCCAGCAACCGCGAGATGTGGTTCTTGACCGTCTTCTCGGACAAGTAGAGCTGCTTGGCGATCTGCCGGTTGGTGAGGCCCTCGCCGATGAGCTCCAGCACAGCCCGCTCCCGTTCGGACAGAGCTGCCAGGCGAGCGTCCTCCGGTGTCTTCGCCGGTTCCGGGTCACGCAGGGAGTGCATCAGGCGGGCGGTGGTCGCGGGGTCCAGCATGGACTGGCCGGTGGCGACCGTGCGTACGGCCGAGACCAGGTCAGCACCCTTGATCTGCTTCAGCACGTACCCGGCGGCCCCCGCCATGATCGCGTCCAGCAAGGCGTCCTCGTCGTCGAACGAGGTCAGCATCAGACAGGCCAGCCCCGGCATGCGCGAGCGCAGCTCGCGGCAGACGGTGATGCCGTCGCTGTCGGGCAGCCTCACATCGAGTACGGCGACATCCGGACGGAGCGCCGGCCCGCGGGTCAGCGCCTGCTCGGCCGTACCGGCTTCACCCACGACGGTGATGTCCGGCTCTGCATCCAGAAGGTCGCGCAGCCCACGCCGGACCACCTCGTGGTCATCGAGGAGGAACACCTTGATCGGCGCCTCTGCGGAGGCGTTCGGATCCTCGGACATGATCGCCCCTGGCTCGGTCCACGTGCTGTGCCTTTCCATCCGAATTGTCTCAGGAAGACGCGCAAGGCACCCTGTGGCCGACGAGAACCGGAGCTAGGCAGCGATGGTGCCGTCCAGCTCCATCCGGACGTCCACGACACCCTCGACCGCGCGGATCGCCCGTGCGAGCAGGGGGACCAAAACCCGGTCCCGCAGTGGGCCGCGAAGGGTGACGACGCCGTCCTGTACGGCGAAGTCCAAGGTCACACCGGGTGCCAGTTCGGTGAGCACGGCCTGGCGGATCTCCTCCTCGAGCTCCTCGTCTGGCCGCAGGAACACCTTGAGGAGGTCGCTGCGGCTGACCACGCCTTCCAGCATGCCGAGCACGTTCACGACGGGCAGGCGCTTGACGTGCTTGCGGGCCATGATCCGGGCGGCTTCGGTGACGGGCGCGTCGGGGTGGACGGTGATCGCCGGGCTCGACATGAGCTCCTCGGCCAGCACCGCGCCGGCCTTCGACGCTTCCTCCAGCTGCTCGGGCAGTGCGGGGTCCGTACGCCGGAACTCTTCCTTCGGCAGCAGGTCCGCCTCGGAGACCACGCCGACGACCCGGCCTTCGCCTTCCAGGACGGGGACCGCGCTGACCTTCCACTGGTGCATCAGCTCGACGATCTCCTTGTAGGACGCCCCACGGCCGATGGCGATGGCGGTGTGCGTCATGACGTCACTGACGGTGTAGCGGGATGCGGGCATGACCGGCTCCTTCGGCATACGGACGATCAGAGGAAGCTGCCGCTGCCGTAAGGCGCGTACAGGTCGAGAAGGCACACGCGGGCGGCCTGCAGCCGGTTGGCCAGGACCTGCCCGATCCAATGGCCCAGGGCAGAGCCGAAGGCGGTGTCGTCGTCCATCAGCGTCCGTACGCGCGCCGCGTCGAACTCGTACGCGCGGACGGGCGTCATCGCCTCGGCGCCAAGGCGCCAGGAGTAGGGCTTGAAGAGCCACGAGCAGCCGACCAGCTGACCGGCACCGAGGCTATCGATGACGGCGGCGCGCCGCCCGGGCACGTGGACGTCCAAGGTCACGGTGCCGGACCGGACGATCCAGAACCGGTCGGCGTGACCGCCCTCGCTGAAGAGACGCGTCCCCTCGGCGAAGTTGACCTCTTGGGCCAGTTCCATCAGACGGGAACGGCAGTCGGCGGGCAGCGCCTCGGAGATACGTGTGGGTGACGGGGTGGTCATGAACGGCCTCCTGTTCGAGTCCGTCTTCAGTCTTGGTGGTCCCGCCAGTCCCGACATGGGCCCTGTGGCCCCGACTGTGGGCCGACCGGCCCATGCCGGGGCTCGGTGCAGCCGGAGATCCTGGCAGCAGATGGCCGGCTCCCGACCGTCGACCCCGTCCACCTGGTAGGTGCGCAATGTACTGGAATGGCCATGGCATGGGGGCCTGGGGATGGTTCGCCATGTCCCTCACCACACTGATCATCTGGACCCTGATCGTCGCCGCGGCCATCCTCGTGGTCCGCGCCCTCAGGCGGGACGGTGCGGACGGGCACACAGTGCCCGCGCCGCACCCAACCCCCGACAAGGGGGCCGAGAAGCTTCTCGCGGAGCGATTCGCCAGAGGCGAGATCGACGACGAGGAATACCGCCGGCGGCTCGCGGTACTGCGAGCCCATATCCCTGGGCCGACGTCCCTTTGAGCAAGCCCGACCTGGTCACCGTCTTCCGCCTGTGTGAGAGCAGCGCGTAGCGGACGGCCCACTCGCGCGCTTCACCTCCTTGGAGCCCTCCGCCCGCTCGCACCGGCCCCGGCGGGGTCGGTGAGCGTGTCACTTCGTCGCGTCCGCAGACCGTGCCGACAGGGCTGCACGGCCGGCCTCCAGGCGGGCGACGGGGACGCGGAACGGGGAGCAGGAGACGTAGTCGAGTCCGGCCCCGTGGAAGAAGTGCACGGAGGTGGGGTCACCGCCGTGTTCCCCGCACACGCCGATCTTGAGGTCGGGTCGGGCCGCACGACCTTCACGGACCGCGATCTCCACCAGGCGTCCGACTCCTTCCCGGTCGATCGTCTCGAACGGGGAGGTCTCGAAGATTCCCTTGTCGAGGTAGGCGGAGAAGAACTCCGCCTCGACGTCGTCGCGGGAGAAGCCCCATGTGGTCTGCGTCAGGTCGTTCGTTCCGAAGGAGAAGAACTCCGCCTGGCTCGCGATACGGCCGGCGGTCAGGGCTGCCCTGGGCAGCTCGATCATGGTTCCGATCGGGCAGGTCACCGGGACTCCCGTCTCGCGCGCGACCGTGGACAGCACCTCCTCCACTTCTTGCCTCACGAGGTGGAGTTCCTCGACCGCGCCCACGAGCGGGACCATGATCTCGGCACGCGGATCACCTCCCGCCCGCTTGCGGGCAACGACGGCCTCTGCAATGGCACGGACCTGCATGGCCACCAGGCCCCGTTTCACGAGACCCAGTCGGACGCCCCGCAGGCCGAGCATCGGGTTCTCCTCGTGCATGCGCGTGACTGCGGCCAACAGCTCGGTGTCGTGAGGATCCTGTGTCCGGCCCAATGCTTCGTCCCGGGCAAGGCGTACGGCCAGGTCCGTCCGGTCGGGCAGGAACTCGTGCAGAGGCGGGTCGAGCAGCCGGATGGTCACGGGCAAGCCGTCCATGGCGGCGAGGATTCCGGTGAAGTCCTCGCGCTGCAAGGGCAGGAGTGCGGCCAGCGCGACCTCGCGGTCGTTCTCCGTGGGCGCGAGGATCATGGCTTCCACCAGTTGACGGCGGTCCCCGAGGAACATGTGCTCCGTACGGCACAGTCCGATGCCCTCTGCGCCGAACCGGCGTGCTCGGGCCGCGTCCTGCGGTGTGTCGGCGTTCGCCCGTACCCCCAGGCGTCGGGTGGCATCGGCGTGCTCCATGAGGCGGTGCACCTCGGGTACGCCCTCCTGCGCGGTGGCGTCCGGCGCGGGTGAGCCCGCCTCGAAGTAGCGCATGACCGCGGAGTCGACCAGTGGTACCGCGCCGAGGCGGACGAGGCCTTCGAAGCCGTCCACGGAGATGGTCTCGCCCTCGGAGACGACGACATCGCCGACGGAGAAGCGGCGTTCCCCCAGATCGATGGAGAGCGCGTCGGCCCCGCAGACGCAGACCTTGCCCATACCGCGCGCCACCACCGCCGCATGGCTGGTCTTGCCGCCCCGGCTCGTGAGCACCGCCTGAGCGGCGACCATGCCCGGGAGGTCGTCGGGCGTGGTCTCCTGCCGTACCAGCACGACTTCCTCTCCGGCGGCGGCCCGCCGAACCGCCTCCCCGGAGTCGAAGACGACCACGCCCACGGCCGCACCCGGCGAGGCCGGGATACCGCGTGTGAGCACGGGAGCCGCGACACCTGCGTCGAACCGGGGGAACATCAGCCGCGCCAGCATGTCGCCGTCGACACGGGCCAGCGCTTCATCAGTGGAGATGAGGCCCTCGTCGGCCAGTTGCGAGGCGATGCTGAAGGCCGCCTGCGCGGTGCGCTTCCCGACACGGGTCTGCAGCATCCACAGGACGCCGTGCTCGATCGTGAACTCGATGTCGCACAGGTCTCGGTAGTGCGTTTCGAGCTGCCCCATGTAGCCGCGCAGCCGGGCGAACGAGACCGGGTCGAGCGCGGCCAGCTCCTGCAGCGGTACGGCGTCGCGGACACCGGAGACGACGTCCTCGCCCTGGGCATTGGGAAGGTAGTCGCCGTACAGGCCGGGGCGCCCGGTGGCCGGGTCGCGCGTGAACGCGACTCCGCTGCCGGAATCGGAGCCGAGGTTCCCGAAGACCATGCGCTGGATGTTGACCGCTGTCCCGAGACCGTCCGGAATGTGCTCGCGGCGACGGTAGAGGCGTGCGCGGTCACCGTTCCACGACGCGAAGACGGCGAGGATCGCCTGCCGCAGCTGCTCGGTCGGGTCTTGCGGAAACGCACTACCCGTACGTTCGAGGATGAGGTCCTTGAACATTTCGACGATCCGCATGAGGTCGCAGACGTCCAGGTGGGAGTCGTCTACGACACGGTGCTGGTCCTTGACCCGGCGGAGGACGTCTTCGAAGAGCGAGCCGTCGACGCCCATGACCGTACTCCCGAACATCTGCACGAGGCGACGGTAGGAATCCCACGCGAACCGCTCCCGGTCGGGGACCTTGGCCAGGCCGAGCACCGAGAGGTCGTTCAGACCGATGTCCAGGATGGTCTCCATCATGCCCGGCATGGAGAACCTCGCCCCCGACCTGACCGAGAGGAGCAGCGGGTCGTCCACCTGTCCCAACCGCTTGCCGGCAGCCCTCTCGAGCTCCGCCAGGTGCTCGGCGACCTCGCGCTCCAGGCCCGCGGGCAGCTCACCTGTAGCCAGGAAAACGCGGCAGGCCTCCGTCGTGATGGTGAAGCCAGGCGGCACGGGCAGGCCCATGCGGGCCATCTCCGCGAGGTTCGCGCCCTTGCCTCCGAGCAGATCGGCCATGTCCCGGCCGCCCTCGGCGAAGTCGTACACGTAGGAACCCATGACTGCCACCAGCCTCCTCGGCGATATCGCGCTCATCTCTCACACTGGCTTGTCCCGCACCGGTTCCGAGAGGGGCCGGACGGCCCTTCGTGGGGCCGGACGGGCCCTCTGCCTGTGCCCTGGCCGAGCGCGCGGCCACCCGCGGAGGGGCCGTTCGACTCCGCGAAGGGACGTTGGGTACCTGCTCGACCACTCCCGGTATCCGGGACAGTCGGGGCGAGCGCGGAAATGCGGCTCCGGGCATGACACGAAAGCCGGTGAATGACATGACGGGCTTGCTGGCCGTCGGCGCCATCACTTCCGTCGGTCTCGGCACCATCCTGGTGTTCGCGGTGGACTGGCAGTGGGCGAACGCCGACCGGACACTCGTCGGGCTGATCATGATGGCCGTCGGCATGCTGGCGCTCGTCGTCGCCACGTCCCTGGAGCGACAAGGAACCGGAAAGCCTTCCTGAGCGCCCGACGCACCCCCAGGAGGCAAGAGTGACTCGCCGGCCCACGTGTCAGGCGCAGGCCTCGGATACCGTGCCTTCTCCCACCCCCGTGAGCCAGGCCCAGCGGGCGAGTTCAACTCGTTCACGACGGAGCGCATGCTGTCCACGGCGGCTGCCGAGACGGCGTACACACCGCAGGCGGCGAGCCAAATGCCCTGGCGGGTGTATCGCGGGCAACGACGTGGTCCTCGTCGTGTGCCGCAGCTGGAACGGTGCCCGGAGGGTACTGCGTCACGTGCACGGCGGGGCGGACGTGGACCGGTAGTTCCTGCTCATTCTGTCGCGAGCCCCTTCTCCCGGCTCCATGCCCGGTAGGCCTCCAGAGCCGTGGGCAGGGTCGGGTAGATCCGTTCGGCCCCCACCGAGGCCGTGAGGCCGAACGCATCGAGGTCTTCACGGAGTTCCTGCTTGACCCGGGCCAGCGCGAAGACGATGCCGCGGTGCACGAGTTCCTGACGGAGTCCGTCGACGGCGTCAAGGGCCGTGATGTCCACTTCGACGTTCGCCTCCGCGTTGAGGACGAACCAGCGGACCGGACGGCTCTGTTCGTCGACCGCCGCCAGGGCGCGTCGGCGGAAGTCCTCCGCGTTGGCGAAGAACAGTGGTGAGTCGTACCGGTAGATGACCAAGCCGGGAACGGTCTGCGCCGTCGGGTAGTCGTCCACGTCATGCATGCCGGCGAGCCCTGGTACCAGGCCTTCCACCGCGTCATGCGGACGGGCCACGCGAGCGAGGAGCTCGATGACCGACAGGGCCACGGCGACCAGAACGCCGTACAGGATGCCGAGCACGAGGACACCCAGGAGACAGCCCAGGGCCAGCAGGAGTTCGCGGCGGCGGAAGGCGGCGAGGCGCCGGAACTCGGCCACCTCGATCAGGCGGACGGCGGCATAGACGACGATGGCGCCGAGGACGGCGCTCGGCGTGTGGGCCAGTAGGGGGCCCAGGAGGAGCAGGACCATCAGTACCGCGACCGCAGCGAACAGGGAGTACGCCTGGCTCCGCGCCTTCGACGACTGCGCCAGGGCGGTGCGGCTCGCGCTGCTGCTGACCGGGAACCCGTGCAGGATGCCCGCCCCCAGGTTCGCCGCCCCCAGGGCCAGGAGTTCACGGTTGGGGTCCAGCGGGACCCGGTCGCCGCGATCGGCGAAGGCTCGGGCGGTCAGGATCACGTCCGAGTAACCGACGAGCAGCACACCCAGAGCCGGGACCAGTAGCCGGGGCAGGTCGCCGAGCGGTGGCAGCGAGGGCACCGGCAGGCCGGAGGGCACGGATCCGATCACGGAGATCCCGTACCGGTCGTCCAGCCCGAATGCCGCCACGGCCGCCGTGGCGAGGACGAGGGCCACCAACGGGCGCGGCACCATGCGCCAGTGCTTCGGCGCCACCAGGAGCAGCGCAAGAGCAGCAGCGGCCACCCCGGCGGTCGGCCAGTCGACGTCCGGGACGTGCAGGGCGAAGGAGTACAGCTGCGGGAAGAAGCCCGAACTGGTCGTGCGCACTCCGGTGAGTCGGGGCAGCTGATCAATGATCATGATCAGTGCGACGCCGGCGAGGTAACCGACGAGCACGGGCCGTGAGAGCAGGTCGGCGAGGAACCCGAGCCGTACGGCCCAAGCGGCCAACGAGACCAGGCCGACGACCACGGCGAGGGCCGCTGCGAGCACCGCGTACCGGCCCGGATCGCCGGCGGCGAGCGGTCCCACGGCAACGGCGGTCATCAGCGCCGTGGTCGACTCGGGTCCGACCGACAGGAGCCGCGAGGACCCGATCAGCGTGTAGAGGACCATGGCCGGCAGGACCGCCCAGAGTCCGGCGACCGGCGGCAGCCCGGCCACACCCGCGTACGCCATGACCTGCGGCACCAGGTACGCGGCGACGGTGACACCCGCCAACGCGTCCCGCCCGAGCCAGGAGCGGCGGTACCCCCGGAGACCCGTGGGTACCGGGGCCGGCCTTCCACTTGCGGACATCGCGCTCCTTCTGACGATCCGCTCGGCATCGCGCACCGGTCTCCGGCGCGGCTCAGTCCTTGCCGAGGGTGGCCGCGTGGTCGGGTACGGCGGTCTGTAGCTCCTTGGACGGACGCTCGTAGCCCGTGGACGGCGGCCTCGGCGGCAAGGTCAGCGATGGTACGGCCACGTCCTCGTAGGGAACCGAGGACAGCAGGTGGGCCATCATGTTGAGCCGTGCGCTGCGCTTGTCGTCGCTCTCGACGACGTACCACGGGGCGTCGGCCGTGTCCGTGTGGACGAGCATCTCGTCCTTGGCCCTCGAGTACGCCTCCCAGCGGGTGAGGGACTCCAGGTCCATCGGGGAGAGTTTCCACCGGCGCAGCGGGTCCTGCGCGCGGCGCCGGAACCGCTCCTCCTGGGCCGCGTCGCTGACGGAGAACCAGTACTTGCGGAGCAGGATCCCGTCCTCGATCAGCATCCGCTCGAACACCGGGCACTGGCGCAGGAAGCGCTGGTGCTCGGCGGGCGTGCAGAAGCCCATGACGTGCTCCACTCCGGCGCGGTTGTACCAGCTGCGGTCGAAGAGGACGATCTCGCCGGCGGCCGGCAGATGCTCGACGTACCGCTGGAAGTACCACTGTGAACGCTCCCGCTCCGTCGGCGTGGGCAGGGCCGCAATGCGCGCGACACGGGGGTTCAGGTGCTCGGCGACGCGCTTGATCGTGCCCCCTTTGCCCGCGGCGTCACGGCCCTCGAAGACGACGACCAGGCGGGCGCCTTCCGCGCGAGTCCACTCCTGGAGCTTGACCAGCTCCGTCTGGAGCCGCAGCAGCTCCCTCTCGTAGACCGCCTTCTTGAGACCCATCGCCGTGTCCGTCCTCTCGCCGTCCAGTGCCGTGATCAAGTCGGTCACGGCACGCGCCCGCGCGCAAGGATGCCTCTCGCATCGCAATCCCGTGTCGGGACGCCCGCCCAAACCTCACCCTCAGGTCTCACCGGGCGTCCGCAGCCCCCTGTTCGCAGTGCCCGCGGCCGATGCCCTCTTCGGGCCCGTCTGTGCCGATACGCTGGCGGCGGACGGGGCGGGCAGCGAAGGGGAATCACGTGAGTGTGGGGGATCCGTTGACGCAAGTGCCTCGGATGCGGCTGGACGAGCTGCTCGACGAGCTCCAGGTACGCATCGACGCCGTGCGCGGCACACGGGACCGGGTGCACAGTCTGCTGGAGGCCGTCGTCTCGGTGGGCCGGGAGCTGGATCTGGCGCAGGTGCTGCGGCGGATCGTGGAGGCCGCGGCCCTGCTCGTCGACGCCGACTACGGGGCGCTCGGGGTCATCGGGCCTGACGGCCGCACGCTGTCGCAGTTCCTGACCGTGGGGCTCGACGAGGAGGCCATCGCCGAAATCGGTCCCCTGCCGGCCGGACACGG contains these protein-coding regions:
- a CDS encoding cation-translocating P-type ATPase, translating into MVVFNTTVGVAQEVRADRAVAALSALSAPHARVLRDGAAYEVPAALVVLGDSLLLGEGDIVAADADLTEASALLMDESMLTGESEPVAKSTGDVVSAGTVVVRGRGVATATATGSASALGRIAALLDGDHEPTPLQRRLASLGRVLAAVTLALCVLFFALGLLRGLGVSTMAVTAISLAVAAVPESLPAVVTLALALGARRMAARGALVRRLPAVETLGSVSVLATDKTGTLTEGRMVVQRLWTPSGAADVSGSGYEPQGDLTRAGRSLTPEQLRPLQELLTTAALCNDASLKPPQSGSAAWTAVGDPMEAALLAAAAKAGCPDPAELHRDCPRIGEAPFDSSRKRMTTLHHLPDGNVLVCLKGAPESVLAPMVLAEPPEVLDQARLQAAQLAAHGFRVLAVAGAERLQWSLPAAEAEEGLSLLGLIAISDPPKATAATTLAACRAAGITPVMITGDHPATAHAIAVRIGLVEDGPADSVVTGPELAAAPDTDLTAVRVFARTDPQQKLDIVHAWRARGAVTAMTGDGVNDGPALRQADIGVAMGARGTEVARQAADLVLTDDELSTVVTAVEEGRRVYDNIRRFLVYAMAGGAAEILVMLAGPLLGLALPLRAGQILWINLLTHGLTGVAMGAEPASPEAMRRPPRPPGQHILAAGVWQRLLILAAAVTAFSLIAGIGARSMGLPWQSVLFLSLLGAQLGVALGLRARLLTTQNLSLPAAVAASALLAMAALHLPALQSLLDTQPVGWAGIGLAASAALAAFVAARLLRGAFHRKA
- a CDS encoding DUF1918 domain-containing protein; translation: MNAHPLAHGDGIHAEVGDQIIVGGPTVGTTGRDGEVIALHHEDGTPPYDVRWSDTGRTTVIFPDRTPTSASCTTKPVRRDTRRSRKGQWHPVEWKGRAPRPEIPWK
- a CDS encoding GAF domain-containing protein, which encodes MSTGEQPTRSGVPRLRLDELLDELQVRIDEVRGTRDRLNGLLEAVMSVGRELDLPQVLQGIVEAAVVLVDAEYGALGVIGNDKKLAEFLPVGISDALRAQIGDLPSGHGILGELIRHPEPLRLSELSEHPASYGFPDHHPPMHSFLGVPIRVREAVFGNLYLTEKRGGADFDAEDEAVLSTLAVAAGIAIENARLFEEVRLRERWLEASSDITSALLSGAPENEVLEGMLEQAKDITRADMGVFYLLGSAGELRGSLALGEGAEAHRGIVLPSTQGTLAEAALAHNGLITVPDVATDEHVTVHPERWTGFGPAVAVTVGTKESLSGVLMLARRHGRPVFATTEVAPLPGFASQAALALELADRRRDTEQMSLLEDHDRIARDLHDLAIQRLFATGMTLQSAQRFIDHSQASERIARAVDDLDATIKIIRSTIFGLREHETPGEASKLRSRAVKALDGAAAALGFAPALRMEGLIDTDVPSAVADEVIAVVGEALTNVARHAGATRVEVSIAAGDGKLTITVTDNGVGLPAGGRRSGLRNLAERAERLSGQMEIAAPGNGERGTRLEWEVPLVPPAR
- a CDS encoding response regulator, with the translated sequence MSEDPNASAEAPIKVFLLDDHEVVRRGLRDLLDAEPDITVVGEAGTAEQALTRGPALRPDVAVLDVRLPDSDGITVCRELRSRMPGLACLMLTSFDDEDALLDAIMAGAAGYVLKQIKGADLVSAVRTVATGQSMLDPATTARLMHSLRDPEPAKTPEDARLAALSERERAVLELIGEGLTNRQIAKQLYLSEKTVKNHISRLLGKLGVERRVQAAVIAAQVHEHEAGTVKR
- a CDS encoding CBS domain-containing protein; this translates as MPASRYTVSDVMTHTAIAIGRGASYKEIVELMHQWKVSAVPVLEGEGRVVGVVSEADLLPKEEFRRTDPALPEQLEEASKAGAVLAEELMSSPAITVHPDAPVTEAARIMARKHVKRLPVVNVLGMLEGVVSRSDLLKVFLRPDEELEEEIRQAVLTELAPGVTLDFAVQDGVVTLRGPLRDRVLVPLLARAIRAVEGVVDVRMELDGTIAA
- a CDS encoding Crp/Fnr family transcriptional regulator; its protein translation is MTTPSPTRISEALPADCRSRLMELAQEVNFAEGTRLFSEGGHADRFWIVRSGTVTLDVHVPGRRAAVIDSLGAGQLVGCSWLFKPYSWRLGAEAMTPVRAYEFDAARVRTLMDDDTAFGSALGHWIGQVLANRLQAARVCLLDLYAPYGSGSFL
- a CDS encoding SHOCT domain-containing protein codes for the protein MSLTTLIIWTLIVAAAILVVRALRRDGADGHTVPAPHPTPDKGAEKLLAERFARGEIDDEEYRRRLAVLRAHIPGPTSL